A stretch of the Flavobacterium aquiphilum genome encodes the following:
- a CDS encoding helix-turn-helix domain-containing protein, protein MSAFKKFHREIVPLAAQDSFLVFDRVKDVFDYPIHYHPEYEINFILNGKGVKRVVGDNIEEIDDVELVLVGPNLYHGWEQHKCKNKDIQEITIQFHNDLFHENLLSRRIMTPIKEMFNRSVHGILFSNQVAEMLTPRLIKISKLDGMDYFLEIISILYDLANSRNQRLLSTFTVENDTFEENDKMKTIYDYIQKNFAEKLSLEEVAGVANMTTISFNRFIKKRTGKTFVNYINDIRIGYAARWLVEKDLSISEVAFRSGFNNIANFNRSFKSFKKCTPSQYRDDFSGLKRIL, encoded by the coding sequence ATGAGCGCTTTTAAAAAATTTCACAGGGAAATTGTTCCTCTTGCGGCACAGGATAGTTTTTTGGTTTTTGATAGAGTCAAAGATGTGTTTGATTATCCGATTCATTATCATCCGGAATATGAGATCAATTTTATATTGAATGGAAAAGGAGTGAAACGAGTGGTAGGGGATAATATAGAAGAGATTGACGATGTTGAGTTGGTTTTGGTTGGGCCTAATTTGTATCATGGGTGGGAACAACATAAATGTAAAAACAAGGATATTCAGGAAATAACCATTCAATTTCATAATGATCTTTTTCATGAAAATTTGTTGTCTAGACGAATTATGACTCCCATAAAAGAGATGTTCAACCGTTCTGTGCATGGTATTTTATTTTCAAATCAAGTGGCAGAAATGCTCACCCCGCGACTAATAAAGATATCTAAGTTGGATGGTATGGATTATTTTTTGGAAATCATATCGATACTTTATGATCTTGCCAACTCCCGTAATCAAAGGCTTTTGTCAACGTTTACGGTAGAAAATGACACTTTTGAAGAGAATGATAAAATGAAAACAATCTACGATTATATTCAAAAGAATTTTGCTGAAAAATTATCATTGGAAGAAGTTGCAGGTGTTGCTAATATGACAACGATTTCCTTTAATAGGTTTATTAAAAAACGTACCGGAAAAACATTTGTCAATTATATTAATGATATCCGAATTGGCTATGCTGCAAGGTGGTTGGTGGAGAAAGACCTTAGTATTTCTGAGGTTGCCTTTAGGTCAGGTTTCAATAATATTGCTAATTTTAATCGAAGTTTTAAGTCATTTAAGAAATGTACCCCTAGTCAATACCGTGATGATTTCTCAGGTTTGAAAAGAATTTTATAA